CGTTGCGGGGAAGGCGATCCCCGGTACCGAGGCGCTGCTCGCGCAGGTGCAGTCGCTGGGGGCCGTCGGGGGGCTGCTGAAACCCGTCACCGATCTGCTTTCGGCCGTGCTGAAGTCGCCTGACGGGAAGATCCCGGAGGCGGATCTGGCCGCGCTGAAGGAGAAGATCGACACGGCTCTGGCCGACGTGAAGAAGACCCTCCCGCCCGCGCCGGCCCTGCCCGTGCCCGTACCCGAGGCGCCGGTCAAGCCGCCGGTGGACCTGCCGGCACCGGTCCCGGAGCTGCCCGTGGAGCCGCCGAAGCTGCCGGTGGAGGCGCCGAAGCTGCCGGTCGAGGCGCCGAAGCTGCCGGTCGAGGCCCCGAAGCTCCCGGTGGAGGCGCCCAAGCTCCCCGTCGGCGCACCGAAGTTGCCCATCGCCACCCAGGCCGACGCCAAGGCCAACACCCAGGCCAGCATGCAGGCCAACACCAAGGCCGCCGACGGACCCCTGGACCTCGTCACCGGCGCCCTCGACAAGCTCAAGGCCTCCGTCGACGCGCTCACCAAGACCGCCGGGCCCTGTGGTTGTTCGACGGACGCCAAGGACAAGGTCACCAGCGTCGTCACCGACCTGGTCGCCGCCCTCGTCGCGCTCCTCACCGGGGCCGGCCTGCCGGGTCTCCCCCCGCTCCCGGTCGACCCGCCGAAGCTGCCCGTCCCGGTCCCCGCGCCCCTGCCGGTGTCCTAGCGGCAGCGAGGGCCGCCTCCAGCCGCGCCACGTCCCCGGCGTCCTTCGGGCGCCGGGGACGGCCCGGCACCCACACCGGCATCATCCGCTTGATCTCGATCTGTGCCTCGGGCGAGACCACCGGGCATTCCACCCCGCGCAGCCGGCCCGGCTCGGGGGAGGACAGCATCCCCTCCGGCCAGGCCGTCCCCGCCCACGGGCCGCCCGCCGCCACCACCCGGCCGTCCGCGTCCCGTGCGATCAGCGCGAAGCTCAGTTCCTCGCCGTCGCGTACCAGGTCCAGCTGCTGGGCGTCCGCGCGCAGGACCTCGTACCCGCGTGCAGTGAGGAGTCCGCTCAGCCGCTCCGCGTCCCGGGACCACGCGAACCAGTCGACGTCCCCGTGCGGGCGGGTGATCTCGCCGAGCCAGAAGTCCATCGCCCAGCCGCCCTACAGCCAGACCTCCACGCCGAGGGACACGACCTCGGCGATCATCGCCAATTGGCGTTGTTCCCGCGGCATGTTCATGCCCGTACGGTACGTGCCCCCGCGTGCCCCCGCGCGACCGCGCGGACCCCCTTGACGGGCCCCCGTGCCGGGGGGACGCTCCCGGGTCTGGCATTCGTACGGTTGCAGCTGGGGGGCGCTATGCCGGAGGAGCATGTCCAGTCGGCGGGGGAGTTGCGGGCGCGGCTCGCGGAGCGCGGGGCGCGGTGGTCGGTCTCGGAGCACCTGGCCGACGAGGAGCCCGTACCGAGGCCTTCGCTCGGTCTGGAGCCCGGGACGAACCTGACGCCCGCCGAGGCGGTGGGGGCCGTCGACCTGCGGGGGCTCATCGGGCACGAGAGCGGCAATCCGCACCTCACCCGGCGCCGTGCCGCACACGGGCTGCTGGCCGAGGGGACGAAGACCTTCACCGCCCGGCCCGCCGCCGTCGACTGGCGCCGCCGCTGGGGGTGGCCGTGGATCACCAAGGTCAAGGACCAGAACCCCTGCGGCTCCTGCTGGGCCTTCGGTGCCGCCGGCCTGGTGGAGTCCATGGCCCGCATCGAGCACGGCGTGTGGGCGGAGCGCTCCGAGGGGGATGTCCACGACGGGCTGCGGTTCACCTGTGGGCAGGGGTCCAATCCGGAGACGGCCCTCGACTGGATCAAGACCAACGGCGGCCTCGCCGACCCGGATTGCTGGCCCTACAGCACCCCGCCCGCCGGTCTCCCCGCCTCCCGCCGCGACGCCTGGCGGGCCGAGTACACGCCCAGCTGGGACCGCTCGGGCCGCACGGTGCGGATCCCCGACTACGTCCGGCTCGGCGACGTGGAGCAGCAGAAGGTGTGGCTGGACACCGTCGGCCCGCTCACCGCCTGCTTCGACGTCTACGACGACTTCTTCGGGCTCGGGGCGGGGGTGTACCACCGTACGAGCGATCAACTGGCGGGCGGGCACTGTGTGTTGATCGTCGGGTACGACGACGCCGCCGGGTGCTGGCTCTTCAAGAACTCCTGGGGGACCGGCTACCACGTCGGCGGCTACGGCCGCATCGCCTACGGCGAGGTCAACATCGACTACTGGGCCAAGTGCGGCCTGCGCGGCACCAACATCGACCCCTGGAGCAAGCGCCGCCTGCACACAGGGAACGTCTACGAGAGCGGCAACGGCCGCGCCCACCGCAACTTCGAGCTGCTCGCGACCACCCCCGACGGCAGCGGCCGCCTCCAGCACTGGTGGCGCGAGGGCGACGCACCCTTCCCCTGGGCCCGCGGGGGAACCTTCGCGAACGACGCCTCCGGCCGGCCCGCCTTCACCGGCACCACCTACAACCGCAACATGGAGTCCCTGCACGTCACCACCGGCGGCCGGCTGCGCCACTGGTACTACGAGCAGTCGGCCCGGGTCTGGCGCGACGGCGGCGCCTTCGGGCCGGGCGACGCGGCGGTCGGATCCACCCCGGCCTTCATCCAGAGCGACTACGGCAAGCCGGGCAACTTCGAGGTGGTCGTACGGACCGCCGACGGCCGCCTGAACCACTGGTGGCGGATCAACGGCGCCCCCTGGACCTGGAACGACGGCGGCCGTTTCGCCTCCGGCATCGCCCACTTCGGTCCCGCCCTCGTCCAGACCCGCAGCCGCCACCTCGACCTGGTCGCCGCCCGCACGGACGGCCGGATGCAGCTGTGGTGGCGCGACGACCCGAACGGCTTCGCCTGGCGCCCCGGGGAGGTCTTCGGCAGCGCGGCGCCGGCCACCTCCGCGCCCTGCCTGATCGAGGCCCAGTACGGGGCCGCCGACGAGGACACCGCCGGGAACTACGAGCTGTGCGTGGCCGTGGCCGGCGGCCGCGTCGAGCACTGGTGGCGCGGGAACGCCGCCGGCTCCGCCTGGAGCCGCAGCGCCGTCTTCGGGCACGACGTCGGCTCGGTCACCGGGATGCTCCAGGGCAGCTTCGGGTTCAACCTGGAAGTGATCGTGCTGCGCACCGACCGCCGCCTCCAGCACTACTGGCGCGACGGCGCGGGCTGGCACGAGGGGTCGGTGATCGGCGCCGTCTGAGAGGTCGTGGCGGGTGGAGGTGCGCGAGGTGGCCCTCGCCGCCGGTGAGTCGTACGAGCTGAGGCTCACCGGGCGCGGGGCGCGCGGGTACGTGTGGATCTGGCAGGTGACCGGGGACGCGGACGCCGTCTCGGTGAGCGAGGCCGCGCCGGCCCCGGTCGAGGTGCTGCCCGGCGGCTCCCTGGAGCGGACGTACGTGGTCCACGGGCGCTGCCCGGGCGGGCGGGCCCGCATCCGCTTCGCGCAGGTGCGGCCGCCGTACCCGGAGGAGGCGCCGTACGACGAGTTCGTGCTGGAGGTGGAGGTCAGGGGCGGGTGAGGTGGGTGAGGTGACCGGCATGCATCACGGGGGGTTATCGATCGCTTCGATCTTCGTCGTGGTGCCGGGCGGGCGGTGCTCCTAGGTTCGGGGGAGAGCAACAGCCGTGAGCCGAACCCCGGAGGCCTCCCCATGTCCGACCGCGAAGTCCGTTCCGTCCTCGCCGACTATTTCGACGGGCTCTACCACTGCGACACCGAGCTGCTGGCCCGGGTCTTCCACCCCGAGGCCGTCTACGCCACGGCCACCGAAGGGCCGCTGCTGCGGCTCGGGATGGACGAGTACCTGCCGATCGTCGCGCGCAGGGAGTCGCCCGCGACCCGGGGGGAGGTCCGGCGGGACCGGATCGTCTCGGTCGAGTTCGCGGGCCCGGTGACCGCGCTGGCCCGGGTGGAGTGCGCGATCGGGCCCCGCCGGTACACGGACCTGCTGACCCTGCTGCGGGTGGACGGCCGCTGGCAGATCATCGCGAAGGTGTTCCACTTCGAGACCGAGACCGAGAGCAGGACCGAGACCGGGACCGAGCACGAGGGCTGAGCGCCCACTGCTGTACGGATTCCAGCGGGCCGCGCTCGAAGCGGCGCAGCCACAGCCCCGATGCGGCGGCCAGCGCGAGGGACACCGCCGCCCACAGGCCCATCACCCACCAGGGGCCGCTGCCGCCGAGACGGTCGGCAAGACCCAGGCCGATGCCGTAGCAGAGCAGCATGCAGATCAGGTTCTGGGCGACGTAGCAGGACAGGGCGGTGCGCCCGACGGCCCCGAGGGCGGCGGCCCCGGGCACCGCGAAGCGGTCGAGGGCGATGCCGATCAGGCCGATGTACCCGACGGCGATCAGCGGGGCGGTGCCGTAGCGGCCCAGGAAGAAGAGGTCCGGGCCGCCGAGCGCCGCGGCGGCGCCGAGCGGCAGCCCGAGGCCGAGCCCCCAAGCGGCCATCCGGACGCGGACGCGCCGCCCGGCGGCGGTCGGGGTGAAGGCGCCGGCCCGGTGGAGGCGGACCCCGAGGAGGAAGAGGAAGACGAGCAGCCCGAAGGAGAAGACGGGCTCGATGCGCAGGGCGGCGACGTGGTCGAACCGGAAGGCGACCTGTTCGAGGTAGCTGCCGTCGGCGTAGAGGCGCACGGCCTCGGGAGCGGGGGCGGGGGCCGCGGAACCGGCATCCCCATCGGCCAGGGCCCCCAGTGTCACCAGCCCGACCAGCGCGAGGTGCACCCCCGCGGCCGTCCACATGGCCACCCGCCGCACCCGTTCGGAGCGGGCCAGCAGCCAGGCGACGAGGAGCGCGGTGACGGCGTACCCCATCAGCACGTCCCAGGCGAAGACGAGGAAGAAGTGGAGGGTCCCCTCCAGGAAGAGGAAGGCGGCCCTGCGCGGGTAGCGCCCCGGCCAGGCCAGGCCCCGGCGCGCGGCGGAGTCGTACTGGATGGCCAGGCCCACCCCGAAGAGGATCGTGAGCAGGGCCAGGAACTTTCCGTCGGCCAGGAAGCGGAACACGGCCTCCGCGATGGTGGCGGCGGAGGGGTCGGCGAGAGGGTCGGGTCCGCCGAGCCCGCCCTGGAGCACGCCCCACTCCGAGCCCGGGGAGGCGAAGATCCAGACGTTGGTCATGAGCGTGCCCAGGACGGCGGCGCCGCGCAGGACGTCGAGGAGCGGCAGCCGGGCGGCCGTCGTGCGGGCCGTGCCGGCGGTGAGTGTGTCGGCCATGACTTCAGGGTCCCGGCGCGCGCGGCCCCGTACGTCCTGCCGGTGGACGAAGCGCCGGTACACCCTTCGATGCAGCGGTGAGCAGTCGGCGTCCACATCCCGGACGCCGCCCGGAGCGCGCCTCTGTTGTATCTAAGCTGTGCGCATGTCAGCCGCCACCACCACGACCACCGCTGCCGAGCGCGTGTACCGGCACGTCAAGCAGGGCGTCCTCGACCGCCGCTACGAAGGCGGCACCCTCCTCACCGAGGGTGAACTCGCCGAGGCCGTGGGGGTGTCCCGTACGCCGGTCCGCGAGGCGCTGCTGCGCCTGGAGACCGAGGGACTGCTGAAGCTGTACCCGAAGAAGGGCGTGCTCGTCCTGCCCGTCTCCGCGCAAGAGATCAACGACGTGCTCGAAACCCGGCTGCTGGTCGAGGAGTTCACCGTGCGCAGGGCCGTCCCCGCGCCGCCGGGCCTGCTGGACCGGCTCGCCGAGCTGGTCGAGGAGCAGCGCCGGCACGCCGCCGAGGGCGACCTCCCCGCGATGATGGCCGCCGACCGGGCCTTCCACGCCGAGATCGTGCGCGCCACCGGCAACCAGATCCTGGGCCGCCTCTACGACCAACTCCGCGACCGGCAGCTGCGGATGGGCGTCGCGCTGCTGCACGCGCACCCCGACCGGCTGGAGCGGACGCTGGCCGAGCACACCGAGATCCTGGACGCGCTGCGCGCCGGGGACGCGGACACGGCCGCGGCGGCCGTACGCGGGCACATCGGGCGGGTCGACGCGCTGGTGCGGGGGACGGGCCGGTGAGCTCCGCCCTCGTGGTCAAGGACCCTCCGGGCGGCAGGCGGGCCGTCGCCGTCTGGTGCATCGGCGTCGCCGTCTACTTCGTCGCGGTGATCTTCCGTACCAGCCTGGGCGTGGCCGGCCTCGAAGCGGCGGACCGCTTCCACGTCAACGCCTCCGCGCTCTCCACGTTCTCGCTGCTCCAGCTCCTCGTCTACGCGGGCATGCAGGTGCCCGTCGGCCTGATGGTGGACCGGCTCGGCACCAAGAAGGTGCTGACCCTGGGCGCGGTGCTGTTCACCGTCGGGCAGCTCGGCTTCGCGCTCTCGCCCTCGTACGGGATGGCGCTCGCCGCGCGGGCGCTGCTCGGCTGCGGCGACGCGCTGACCTTTATCTCGGTGCTGCGGCTCGGCACCCGGTGGTTCCCCGCCCGGCGCGGGCCGCTGATGGCGCAGCTCGCCGGCCTGGTCGGCATGGCGGGCAACCTCGTCTCCACCCTCGTCCTCGCGCCCGTCCTGCACGGGGTCGGCTGGACGGCGGCCTTCGCGGGGAGCGCGGTGGCGGGGCTGGTGGTCCTGGTGCCGCTGGTGCTGTTCCTGCGGGACCACCCGGAGGGGCACGAGCCGCCGGCCGTCACCTCGCGGGGCGCGGGGGGCTTCGTACGCCGCCAGATCAAGGAGTCCTGGAGCGAGCCGGGCACCCGGCTCGGGCTGTGGGTGCACTTCACCACCCAGTTCCCGGCGATGGTCTTCCTGCTGCTGTGGGGCATGCCGTTCCTGGTCGAGGCGCAGGGGCTGTCGCGGACCACCGCGGGCGGGCTCCTGACGCTGGTCGTCGCCTCGAACATGGCGCTCGGGCTGGTCTACGGCCAGATCATCGGCCGCCGCCAGTCCTCGCGGATCCCCCTCGCCCTGGGCACCGTCGGGCTCACCGCCCTGCTGTGGGGGTCCGTCCTGGCCTACCCGGGGGACCGGGCGCCGATGTGGCTGCTGATCGCGCTGTGCCTGGTGCTGGGCGGCTGCGGCCCGGCGTCGATGATCGGCTTCGACTTCGCCCGGCCGGCGAATCCGGCGGAGCGTCAGGGCACGGCCTCGGGAATCACCAACATGGGCGGTTTCCTCGCCTCGATGACGACGCTGCTGGCGGTGGGGATCCTGCTGGACGCCACCGGGGACGACTACCGGATCGCGTTCTCGACGGTGTTCGTACTGGAAGCGCTCGGCATCAGCCAGATCCTGCGGCTACGGGGGCGGGCGCTGGCCCGTGAGCGCGAGCGCGCCCGGGCGACGATCCCGGGGCAGGCCCCGGGACCCCGGGCGGTGGCGGCGGAAGCGGAGCCGGAGCCGGGGCGGGCGCTGGCCTGAGGGGGCGGGCTGGGCTGGCCTGCCGTCAGGCGCTTCCGGCTTCCCGCCATGGCTTGAGCGCTTCCGCCGCACTCAGCCGGACCATCGCGTTCGGGTCGGCGACCAGCAGGCGCAGGGCATGGCGGACTGCGGCGTTGCCGGGCAAGGTTTTCGCCAGCGCCTCGGCGACGGACGCGCGGACCCCCGCGTCCGGGTCGGCGGCCAGGCGGAGGAGCGTGTCCCGCACGCCGGGGTCGTCCGGCCAGCTCGTTCCGAGCGCAGTGATTGCCAACCGGCGGATCTGATGCGCTTTCTCGGCGGCCAGGCGGAGGAGGACATAGCGACCGGCACGTTCGAGCGGCCAGCCCTTGGTGAGCGTCTCCGACGCCTTCCAGCGGACGTACACGTCCTGGTCGTCACACAGGGAGAGGACGATCTCCCAGGTCTCGGGGTCACCTGGCCAGCCCCGGCCGAGCGCTTCGGCGGAGTACCGGCGCACGTCCGGGTCCGGGTCGCCGGCCAGGCGAAGGACCGCATCCCGGGCCGCGGGGTCGCCCGGCCAACCCATCGCGAGTGCGTCGGCGATGGACATGCGGACTCCCGGATCGGGGTCTTCGGCCAGGGAGAGAAGGGCATCGCGGGCTGTGGGGTCGCCCGGCCAGCCTTGGCCAAGCGCTTCGATGGCGTTCCAACGGACGTCCGTCTCCGGGTCGTCGGTCAGATGGAGGACCGTGTTCCGGGCCCCGGGGTCACCGGGCCAACCAACCATGAGGGCGGTGATGACAGAGTCGCGGACACTCGGGTCCTTGTCGTCACTCTGCCGCAGTACGGCCTCCAGGACCTTGGCATCGCCAGGCCACCCCTGGCCAAGTGCTTCGGCGGAATGGGCGCGGACGGCCGGGTCCTCGTCGGCGATCAGGTGGAGGACGGCTGACCGGGCCTCACGGTTGAGGGACCACTGGGAGGCGAGCTTGCCGACCGCAGCACAGCGGGCGTCCGGATCGCTGAGGCGGGTCGAGGCGAGGAGGAGATCGAGTTCGCCGTCCGGCTGGAGGAACCCCTCCCCGCTGGCGGCCTGCCGCAGGGCCGGGACGGCCTCCTCCTCGCGGGTGTTGACCTCGTGCGCCTTTGCCAGGGCTGCGGCGATGTCGTCGAGGGCGGGCCGCGTGAGGAGGTCGGGGGCCGACAGCGGCTGGGCGGGGGCTCCGGCGGCCGGGCGGGCCAGGGCCAGGTCGGCGGCGTCGGGGTGCGCGGCGAGGCGCTGGATCTCGGCGCGGGCGCGGTCCCACAGGTCCTCCAGGACCCGCATCCGGGCGGCCACGCGGTCGGCCTCCTGCTGCGCGGTCGACCTGTGGGCCAGGGCCTGTCGGCTCTCCTCGCGTGGGCCGTCCGTCCCGGCGATGATCTCGCGCAGCGCGTCGATGATCTGGAGCAGGGTCTGCATCAGGAAACCCGCGTCCCGCAGGGCGTAGCGCAGCCGGGTCTCCGTGTGGAAGACGCGTTCGAGCTCCAGCTTCAGGGTCAGGACGGCGACCGTGTCGGGCACGGCGGCCGGAGTGCTGCGGGGAGCCGGGAGGGGCGCCTCGGCCACGGCCTGGAGCAGCGACTTCGCCTGCGCGCAGCGGCTTTCGTACTCCTCCCGACTGAGGCCGGCGGCCTTGCTGGTGATGCGCAGGAACTGCACGGTGAACGGCCACGGCGGCTTCGGCTGGGCCTGCCCGCCGAAGACGCGGTCGATGTGCGACTTGGAGCAGGCCATCGCGCCGACGGGCCCGCCCGGATCCGCTTCGGCCGCCGCCCTGAAGGCACGCTCGACGTCCCGCGAGCCCATCCCGGCCTGCTCGGCCTGCGCGCGCAGGAACGCCCCGTACCGCTCCCACCCCATCGCACCCTCCCGCAGCGCCGCCTCCGGACGTCCCTGACGGTCCCGGGCCGCGCGGGGAATCGCGTACCGCCCCGCCGCCCCGGCCTGCGCGTCGTCCCAGCCCGTCCCAGGGCGCCCCAGCCGGTCCCGCACGCGGGTGGGGACAGGACCGGAAACGCCCATCGTCTCCTCACACCGATTCCCGTGAAGGAGACCGACATGCACCTCGCACCGCTCGCTCAGCACCTTCTGCTGGCCGCCGTACCGGAGTTCCTCGGCGCGCTCGCCGCCGCCCTCGTCGGGGCCGCCGCCGCCTGGGCCTGGCGGCGGCTGTCCCGCCGCGGCGACGACGACGGCCAGTGACGGGCGGGCCCGCTACGGCGTCACGGCGAAGTGCGCCAGGATCGCGTCCGCCAGCTCCGGGTCTCCCTCGATCTTCACCCGGTCCGCGACGCTCCGCGGGCGTACGCGGCCCGCCGCGAGGCGGACGTACGTCTCCCAGTCCAGGGTGAGCGTGACCGCGGGGCCCAGCGAGGGCGCCTTGTCCAGGGTCCCGCGGCCCTCCGCGTCGACGCGTACGGTCCGCATGAACTCCAGCGGGCCGTGCACGTCGATGACGACCGCGGAGTTCGCCGGCGCCCCCGCCAGCTTCGCGACCACCTTCGGCAGCCCGGCCAGGAGGAGGTCACGCGCGACGTACGCGCCGGGCGAATCCCAGTTGCCCGGTGCACCCAACGCGGCCCGCAGGTCCTGCTCGTGGATCCACACGTCGAACGCGCGCAGCCGCAGCGCCTGCTCCAGCGTCACCTGGTCGCCCAGCGGCCCCCGCACCATCGTGTCCGGATCCCGCTTCTCGTTGCGCAGCTGGCGCGAGCGGCGGATGACGGTGTACTCCAGCTCCGAGGTCATCTCCGGCGCGGTGTGGTGACGGCGTACGTCGACCTGCACCTCCATGTACCGGCTGAACTCGTCCACCACGTGCCGCAGGTCCCGCGCCACGGTGTGGATCGGCCGGGGGTCCCCGAGCTGCTCGCATTCGATGCCGATGATGTGTGACACAACGTCACGGACCGACCAGCCCGGGCACGGCGTCGCCCGGTTCCAGTCGCCCTCCGCCAAGGGGAGGACCAGCTCGGATATCGCCTCGATGGAATGCGTCCACGCGTCGGCATAGGGCTGGAGGCTGGGATGCGGATGGACGGTCAACGGGACCCCTCGCGGTGCTGTTCAGTGGCGCGTTCGGAAGCAGTGGCTCGCTTTCCAAAACTACGCTGCCGGTGAGCACCCCGGCAGTGCTTTCGTGTGACGATCGTAGGCCCGAGATGACGGCTTGAACGCCAGGACGGTGGTAGTGTGCGCGCCTCGCTGATCCAAATCGCAGTGAACGAGGGCGAGTCGGTGTCTTCCCGACGTGCCCGGGTGGCCGATCTCGTACGGGAGCAGTCCGGGTCCGATCTCGTCGTCCTGCCCGAACTCTGGACGGTCGGAGCCTTCGCCTACGAACTCTTCGAGACCGAGGCCGAACCGCTCGACGGCCCCACCTTCGAGGCCATGTCCAAGGCCGCCCGCGACGCCGGTGTCTGGCTGCACGCCGGCTCGGTCGTGGAGCGCGCCGGCGACGGCTCGCTCTACAACACCGCCCTCGTCCTCTCCCCGGAGGGTGAGCTCGCCGCCACCTACCGCAAGATCCACCGCTTCGGCTTCGACCAGGGCGAGGCGGTGCTGATGGCCGCCGGCGACTCCCTCACCACGGTGGAGCTGCCGGAACAGACCCTCGGCATCGCCACCTGCTACGACCTGCGCTTCCCGGAACTCTTCCGCGGCCTGGTCGACGCCGGCGCCACCACGATGGTCGTCGCGGCGGGCTGGCCGGCGCGCCGCCGCGCACACTGGACCCTGCTGAACCGGGCGCGCGCCGTGGAAGACCAGTCGTACGTCCTCGCGTGCGCCCTCGCCGGAACCCACGCGGGCGTCGAGCAGTCGGGGCACAGCCTGGTCGTCGACCCGTGGGGCGAGGTCCTGGCCGAGGCGGGCCCCGGCGAGGACGTCCTCACCGTGGACCTCGACCCGGCGAAGGTCGCCGAGACCCGCGCCCAGTTCCCGGCCCTGAAGGACCGCGTGCTGGGACTGCGACCGCCGCGCTAGGGCGGGGTCGGGGGGTGCGGGGTCGGTGGTTGCCGGCCCGGCCGGGTCCGGGCGCGCGCCGGGGCGTCTCCTCGGACGTCGAACGTGTCGGGGGGTCGGTGGGCCGAGGGTGGTTGTGTTCGACGCCCTGCGGGGACGCCCCACCGCACACCCGGCCCCGTCCGGACCGGCGGGCAGCGTGCCCGTCGGCCATCAACGCCCTTCTTCCGTCGCCGAGTTGCTTCTACGATCAGTCGTATGGGGGACGTGTTCGCGCAGGGTGTGACCTTGGCCGGGGGCCGGTACCGCATCGACCGGTTGCTCGGCAGCGGTGGAATGGCGCAGGTCTACCAGGCCTACGACC
This genomic window from Streptomyces sp. NBC_01351 contains:
- a CDS encoding nucleotidyltransferase domain-containing protein: MDFWLGEITRPHGDVDWFAWSRDAERLSGLLTARGYEVLRADAQQLDLVRDGEELSFALIARDADGRVVAAGGPWAGTAWPEGMLSSPEPGRLRGVECPVVSPEAQIEIKRMMPVWVPGRPRRPKDAGDVARLEAALAAARTPAGARGPGRAASAGRPGAGGDPAGRPR
- a CDS encoding C1 family peptidase; translation: MPEEHVQSAGELRARLAERGARWSVSEHLADEEPVPRPSLGLEPGTNLTPAEAVGAVDLRGLIGHESGNPHLTRRRAAHGLLAEGTKTFTARPAAVDWRRRWGWPWITKVKDQNPCGSCWAFGAAGLVESMARIEHGVWAERSEGDVHDGLRFTCGQGSNPETALDWIKTNGGLADPDCWPYSTPPAGLPASRRDAWRAEYTPSWDRSGRTVRIPDYVRLGDVEQQKVWLDTVGPLTACFDVYDDFFGLGAGVYHRTSDQLAGGHCVLIVGYDDAAGCWLFKNSWGTGYHVGGYGRIAYGEVNIDYWAKCGLRGTNIDPWSKRRLHTGNVYESGNGRAHRNFELLATTPDGSGRLQHWWREGDAPFPWARGGTFANDASGRPAFTGTTYNRNMESLHVTTGGRLRHWYYEQSARVWRDGGAFGPGDAAVGSTPAFIQSDYGKPGNFEVVVRTADGRLNHWWRINGAPWTWNDGGRFASGIAHFGPALVQTRSRHLDLVAARTDGRMQLWWRDDPNGFAWRPGEVFGSAAPATSAPCLIEAQYGAADEDTAGNYELCVAVAGGRVEHWWRGNAAGSAWSRSAVFGHDVGSVTGMLQGSFGFNLEVIVLRTDRRLQHYWRDGAGWHEGSVIGAV
- a CDS encoding nuclear transport factor 2 family protein; the protein is MSDREVRSVLADYFDGLYHCDTELLARVFHPEAVYATATEGPLLRLGMDEYLPIVARRESPATRGEVRRDRIVSVEFAGPVTALARVECAIGPRRYTDLLTLLRVDGRWQIIAKVFHFETETESRTETGTEHEG
- a CDS encoding DUF418 domain-containing protein, translated to MADTLTAGTARTTAARLPLLDVLRGAAVLGTLMTNVWIFASPGSEWGVLQGGLGGPDPLADPSAATIAEAVFRFLADGKFLALLTILFGVGLAIQYDSAARRGLAWPGRYPRRAAFLFLEGTLHFFLVFAWDVLMGYAVTALLVAWLLARSERVRRVAMWTAAGVHLALVGLVTLGALADGDAGSAAPAPAPEAVRLYADGSYLEQVAFRFDHVAALRIEPVFSFGLLVFLFLLGVRLHRAGAFTPTAAGRRVRVRMAAWGLGLGLPLGAAAALGGPDLFFLGRYGTAPLIAVGYIGLIGIALDRFAVPGAAALGAVGRTALSCYVAQNLICMLLCYGIGLGLADRLGGSGPWWVMGLWAAVSLALAAASGLWLRRFERGPLESVQQWALSPRARSRSRSCSRSRSRSGTPSR
- a CDS encoding GntR family transcriptional regulator, yielding MSAATTTTTAAERVYRHVKQGVLDRRYEGGTLLTEGELAEAVGVSRTPVREALLRLETEGLLKLYPKKGVLVLPVSAQEINDVLETRLLVEEFTVRRAVPAPPGLLDRLAELVEEQRRHAAEGDLPAMMAADRAFHAEIVRATGNQILGRLYDQLRDRQLRMGVALLHAHPDRLERTLAEHTEILDALRAGDADTAAAAVRGHIGRVDALVRGTGR
- a CDS encoding MFS transporter, with the protein product MSSALVVKDPPGGRRAVAVWCIGVAVYFVAVIFRTSLGVAGLEAADRFHVNASALSTFSLLQLLVYAGMQVPVGLMVDRLGTKKVLTLGAVLFTVGQLGFALSPSYGMALAARALLGCGDALTFISVLRLGTRWFPARRGPLMAQLAGLVGMAGNLVSTLVLAPVLHGVGWTAAFAGSAVAGLVVLVPLVLFLRDHPEGHEPPAVTSRGAGGFVRRQIKESWSEPGTRLGLWVHFTTQFPAMVFLLLWGMPFLVEAQGLSRTTAGGLLTLVVASNMALGLVYGQIIGRRQSSRIPLALGTVGLTALLWGSVLAYPGDRAPMWLLIALCLVLGGCGPASMIGFDFARPANPAERQGTASGITNMGGFLASMTTLLAVGILLDATGDDYRIAFSTVFVLEALGISQILRLRGRALARERERARATIPGQAPGPRAVAAEAEPEPGRALA
- a CDS encoding HEAT repeat domain-containing protein, which gives rise to MGVSGPVPTRVRDRLGRPGTGWDDAQAGAAGRYAIPRAARDRQGRPEAALREGAMGWERYGAFLRAQAEQAGMGSRDVERAFRAAAEADPGGPVGAMACSKSHIDRVFGGQAQPKPPWPFTVQFLRITSKAAGLSREEYESRCAQAKSLLQAVAEAPLPAPRSTPAAVPDTVAVLTLKLELERVFHTETRLRYALRDAGFLMQTLLQIIDALREIIAGTDGPREESRQALAHRSTAQQEADRVAARMRVLEDLWDRARAEIQRLAAHPDAADLALARPAAGAPAQPLSAPDLLTRPALDDIAAALAKAHEVNTREEEAVPALRQAASGEGFLQPDGELDLLLASTRLSDPDARCAAVGKLASQWSLNREARSAVLHLIADEDPAVRAHSAEALGQGWPGDAKVLEAVLRQSDDKDPSVRDSVITALMVGWPGDPGARNTVLHLTDDPETDVRWNAIEALGQGWPGDPTARDALLSLAEDPDPGVRMSIADALAMGWPGDPAARDAVLRLAGDPDPDVRRYSAEALGRGWPGDPETWEIVLSLCDDQDVYVRWKASETLTKGWPLERAGRYVLLRLAAEKAHQIRRLAITALGTSWPDDPGVRDTLLRLAADPDAGVRASVAEALAKTLPGNAAVRHALRLLVADPNAMVRLSAAEALKPWREAGSA
- a CDS encoding maleylpyruvate isomerase family mycothiol-dependent enzyme produces the protein MTVHPHPSLQPYADAWTHSIEAISELVLPLAEGDWNRATPCPGWSVRDVVSHIIGIECEQLGDPRPIHTVARDLRHVVDEFSRYMEVQVDVRRHHTAPEMTSELEYTVIRRSRQLRNEKRDPDTMVRGPLGDQVTLEQALRLRAFDVWIHEQDLRAALGAPGNWDSPGAYVARDLLLAGLPKVVAKLAGAPANSAVVIDVHGPLEFMRTVRVDAEGRGTLDKAPSLGPAVTLTLDWETYVRLAAGRVRPRSVADRVKIEGDPELADAILAHFAVTP
- a CDS encoding carbon-nitrogen family hydrolase; this encodes MRASLIQIAVNEGESVSSRRARVADLVREQSGSDLVVLPELWTVGAFAYELFETEAEPLDGPTFEAMSKAARDAGVWLHAGSVVERAGDGSLYNTALVLSPEGELAATYRKIHRFGFDQGEAVLMAAGDSLTTVELPEQTLGIATCYDLRFPELFRGLVDAGATTMVVAAGWPARRRAHWTLLNRARAVEDQSYVLACALAGTHAGVEQSGHSLVVDPWGEVLAEAGPGEDVLTVDLDPAKVAETRAQFPALKDRVLGLRPPR